The DNA region CTGCATCCTAAACGCACCCCGCGTTGCTTGTAGCAAGCGTGCGTCACGTGTTCTTCTGCCGTCGCCAAATATtgagaggaggaggatttttggggggggaaacaaagatAAATAATAGACAACACGGTCACCAcggctgtatttattttgttcaggTTTCTtaggatattattattatttcatttgcgACTTacttattttctggttgttctatGAAGTTATGTTGAAAGTGGAGTTTTGGTCGTTAAATAAAGACCGAATAATCGTGTTTATGAAtggtgatttcaatatcaattcaaatagttttttctataatcgcccagccctgcAAAATGGCAACATCTGATTTTGGAGCTGCGTTTTCCTGCGCATCGTGAGAACAGGTTGGCATTTGAAGGGTTCAAAGGAAAAAAGGAACGGACATGTTCTGCTCACGACGGTCGTTCCAAACTTTATACAGTCAAAGGAAATGTACAAAAATCTTGCAAATGACAAAGTACGTGTTGCTCAGCCGCCGTTAGAAGATTGAGCGCACGCCGTTCGTTTCCATTCGACATCACGAGCGCCGCCGACGAGCAACTTCTAACGACCTCTGCGTTTTCCTTCCGGTTCGCACTATTCCAACTTCCACGTGTTCCACGCGTggcgtattttatttttacgtaCGGCAAATTGCGATTGTTTTCACTTATTCACTTCCCGTTGCCGCACTTTCCTCGAGCGGAGTCGATTTGAGCGCAAAGTTGTGCTCAAAGTTTGCGTGTTTGTGCGTTCCAGCTGGTGTACGAGCGCATCCCCCGCGGCGACCTCCAGCAGCGCGTGGTCCACGTGCGCGTGCTGGGCGACGGCGCCTTCTGGGACAGCACCCTGCTGGGAGAGGCCTTCGTCCCCCTCGGGAGGCTGGTCCCGGGACACCACTGGGTGGACTGGCACCCGCTGGGGGGCGCCGCTGACGCCCGCTGACTGACGCCCGCCGCGCTAACTTTTAGTCTAAACGAGTAAACGAGAGCACATACGGAAAGCCCTTTCAGCGTTCCATCCGTATCTTACCAGTGCGCCCGATTGTCCGTGTACGAGTAGTACGTGCTCGGTCCTCACGAACACGACACTTCAGCGCTCTCGTCAtacaagtgtgtgtttttttgtttttttttcttccccattgCTGAATGACATTTCTGCGCACCGGTGGAAATGCCTCGGGTGAAATAGCGGAAGAACGACGGCGCCCTCGTAGTACAAGGAaggcacactagtagaatgactaggaTGCACTACTAACATGTCCCCCCACTATTGCCTTCCAccactgtatgacatttccGGGCGCGAGTGGGACGTCCGGCTGTATAACGACGACGTGTtattagtgaggcaaaactgtgcgcTAGCTGACATCTGCACCCTGCTAGCTAGTTCTATGAGCGAAGTGCCGGATGTTAACAAGTACAATGTTGGAATGTCACAACACGCAGTTAGCAACGAGTGCGCAGATTTGCCCCATTGGTaatgttctactagtgcgctgaattgtcttgctcgtgaggacaaagagaCACGAGCAAAtgagcgcactagtagaatatGGCAAAAAGGCTGAATGTACAGTTGGCTGAGTTTTATTGTGAAAGGCTCAAGTGAAGCGCTTCCTCTTTTGATTTTTGCCATTCacagatgcattgtgggataagCGTGGGGGTGTCGTCACGGCAACGGGACCGGCGTCACGCGACCGAACTGGATTCCGTGTGATTTTCTACTTTTTGTAAACATAAACTGAACTTTTGAAAGCTGCAAAGAAGAAAACCGGAAGTGATGTCACAGAATGTAACCGCGTAACGTGTACATCGTTTTGCTCCGAATCACTTGTCACGAGGTCATCTGCATCCAACGAGCATTTTACGACCGCGCAGCTTTCACTTTGTTTTGTATGATTTGCACTCCCAAATAAACTTGAAGACTCAACATCTTTCCCCATCAACTGCGCGGGAATCTCCTCGTTTTTGTTTGGCCGCTTCCAAGCGGAAAGAAAGGTCAAGTTGACGATTGAGCATTCGAAAGTCGGTTTGCACCCGAACTCGAAGGCGTGacaaaaatggttttatttctCTCTGATCTTTCGGGATACTTTTGTCAGACAATCGACTGGAGCGATTGAAGGATTTCTTTTCAATGGAACatatgatttgttgtttttgttttttagtacgAGCGCGATGTCATTAAGTTAAGGAAACTAGTGTAAGTCCAGAGATGTTTTTGTTAAGTATCGCATATAATTGAcagttgattttcttttttttttacacaagagCTTTCAGTGTTTTTGTCATCTGCagggtgtgagtacttttgccgcCCCGTGCGCTGAGACGAAAATGTGAACTTTGCGGCTCCCGATGGCCGTGCTGAGCTGCCAAAAGAAGATGACAGAAGAGGCGCACGTTCACGTTGTCTTCTTGTGACGTAAGTAGGCGTGCTGGGTTGGGGTAACACCGCGACGCTCCCTGGCCTGGCCTCGCCTctccttctttttttcaatttgtttttgacgCTTTCCACTGCCAGACGCTCCCTGCGCTTTTCTGATGAAATCTTCTCGTCGTCGAGCTGAAACGAGGCCGCTCGCTGCCGCGCTCAACTTTGTGCCCTCAAAGTCGCTCTTCACAGCGCTGCGACGGCTTTTGGACGAGTAGGCGACGCCGAAAGttctattgttgttattttgtttgtttgtttgttcgtttgtttcgGGGACGGCCTCGGCCGGCTGCTAAGCTAGCCGGCTAACTCCCGAGGGGCTCTCGATCCGGTTGCTCGCCCGCCGAAGACGAGCAGCATGACGCGGCTGTCGCCGTCCGGCGTCCCCGTTGTTGCGACCCGTCCGTCCCCCGACGTGTCGTCTGTCGAAACGAAGCCGAAGCGGCAGCCCGACCTCGGCCGGGTCGCCGTCCGCTGCCGGCTCGCCGTCCGGGCGGAATGAGCGCGTGTCTCCGTGCTGGACATTTGACATTCGCGGAAACTTTTAGTGACAATTGGAGCCCAAGCGCGGACTCGAGCAGCTCCGACTTGCAGCTGAAGTCGGCCAGTCTTCAGTGTtgtcggccattttgggaaaACATGTTTCAAAATGTGAGTAGCGAGGGCCGGCTCCCGGCGGGCGGCCGGAGCTTGGCCTCCTCCGCGGCCGTCCTGAGCGCGTCCCCTGCCGGCCTCGTCGCTCAGGAAAGCTCGTGGCTCGGCCTGCTCTCCGTGCTGTCCAGGCCCGCCCTCTCCTTCCTCTCCAGATATCTTCCGGGCCTCGGCGGGGGGGAAGCGCCGGCCCGGGACCAGGGCGATCTTCTGCGCCGGCTGGACGCCGCCGAGTCCACGTCGGCCTGGCGGCCCGCCGATCGCCGTCTGCGCCAGTTGGCCTTCGACGTCCCCCCGCCGGAGCCCGGCCAGAACCCGGAGGCAGTCTCCTTCCGGATCCGTCGTCGCTCGGGACACGAGGAGCTCCGGGAAGGACGGGACGAGCGCTCGGTGGGGAGACCCGCCGTCGGCGCGTCCGTCAGGCGCCGCCGGCCCCGGTTCTGCTGACTCGGGATGGGCGCGCGTGCTACTTTGTTCCCCGCAAAGGTCAAAGTTGACAATAGAGCGGCAGCGAAGTGTTTTGTTCCCCGGCGACCCGACGGGAGAAAGCGCCGGAGCGAACGTCGACGGAGGCCCGCGCGGCGTCCGGAACCTCCGGGCCGGCTCCCGCCCGCCGCTGACGCCCGACCAGGACAACGGCTACTACAGCCTGGAGGAGGAGCACGGCCTCAAAGGTCACAAGGGTCACGTCGGGGCGCTCTGCGACACGCGCGAAAAGCCTCTGGACCGTGGGATACGGGACGGACTCTCTGAAAAGATGGCGGACGGTCGCGCGACAGAGGATGCGGTCCCTGACGAGACGGCGGCTCACTCTGCGCCCGACGAGGTGGAGACGGCGGCTCACGTGATGCGCGAGGAGACGACGCCCGCGGAGACGGCGGGCCACGAGACGGCGGCGGCCCACGCGACCCGGGACAGACCCCCCGACGCGACGGTGCCGCCGCAGTGCCGTAACGTCAGCATCGCCTTCATCATGGGCTGCCCGTGCAGCGACGACGACAGCCAATCGGACGCCGACTCCGTCCGCGCCGACGACGGCTTCGACAGTTCGGCCTTGTCGGACCTCTCGTCCGTTTTGTCGTCGTCCGACGAGGAAGGCGACGACGCAGACGAAGAGACGGCGCGTCTGTTGGCGTCGCTGAATCGCCGCAACGACCCCTACAACCCTCAAAACTTCAGCGCCCGCCTACGCACGGGCCACGCGCCACCCGCTCTCAGCCCCCCTGCCTCGTCCCCGCCCCCCTCGGGTCGGGACGCGAGGGCCGACTCCGGCGGAGAGGCGGACGAGGTCGAAAGCCTCCTGGCACTGGCGTCGTTGACCCCGCGCGACCCCTACAGTTTGCTCAACTTCCGGGCACCGCTCTGCACCGGAAAAGCGCCGGCCGCGACGCCCCCGCGGTCCGGCCGCCCGCCACGGACTGGACGGCGGCTTCTCGCAACCTTTCACCTCTGCCAAAAaggtaggcttttattttgtcgTTTGCACTTGACAAGCTCACTTCCTGTTTAGGATTTTATGATGCACTTGCACTACTTCCTGtgcagtgttttattttgtcacatttgtgcttgtgcagcattttattttgtagtggTACCACTTCGTGTGCATCTACTCGCACTTCCTaataagattttgtttttcGTGCTTCTACTTCCTGCGTAGGATTTCAtcttgtacttttattttgtagcaCTTCTACTAATGccagattttattttgattgcttGCATTTCGGATTTAATTTGTTGCGCTGGAATGAATTTTGTAGCGTTTCTACATGATTTGGTTTCGTAGCGATGTTAGCTTACGCGTTGTCGTTCAGGTCCGTTTCAGCGAcgtggtggaggagtttgtgATCGCGCGGAGCGACGACGGCGGCGAGGCGGAGGACCGCCGGGGGCCGTGGGAGGAGCTGGCCCGCGACCGCGGCCGTTTCCTGCGGCGCTGCCGGGAGGCGGAGCTCAGCCTGGCGTACTGCCTGCAGCCCGAACATCGGCGCCGGGCGTACCGACGCGTCCGCGGCCACGCCGACGAGGCTCCGTCTCCTCCTCCAAACGAACTCTGACGTTTGACGCCAAACTAAACGGCGCTTTATTCGGAATTTTGTGTTCGTGAGGGTCCCGCACGATCTTTGTTCCGATTGATTGATCACGTGGCCGCTGGTCACGTGACACATgctcaaaagtattcagacgctttACGGACACATTGTGTCACACGTGCCATCGGACATTTTCAATTTGACGCTAATAAAGGAGGCGAACCCTAACCCGGCCGAACGTATTGACGAGATCGCGACAATCGGCCGAACGGCGTTGAGACGTTTGATTGGCTGTCAGACGGGAAGTCGAGAAGGACTCGCAACGAGTGTGGGCTGTATTTTCAAcacaaaatgcttttatttttgtagggCATGCGATGACTTCCTGTTGTTTGCTCACGTGATCAATAAATCAGTCAACTGGTTCCTGGCTTCATGGTTGCTTAGCAACAGGCAGTcttcagctgggattggctgctCGCCCTCGGTCGCGTCAGCCCAAAGAAGCCGAGGAAAAGTAAGCTGTAACATACGTTCTTACTTATGTTTTTAGGACTTTTTTTATGTCATCACGTTTTAAGGTTcttaggattttatttttttatttatttttttatttttttaaagcaacttTGACATCCTTTGCATTTTACATAAGATTGTCGTGTTCTTtgcacttccatccattttctgtacccctttatcctcacaagggtcgcggctatcgtcgggcgagaggcggggtacgccctggactggtcgccagccaatcgcagggcacaaacaaacaatcattcgcactcacagtcacacctacgggcaatttagagtcttcaatgaacctcgcacgcatgtttttgggatgtgggaggaaagcggagtacccggagaaaagccacacaggcacggggagaacatgcaaactccacacagggggggccgggatttgaacctgcaacctcacaacagtgaggcagacgtgctaaccagtcgatcaccgtgccgtcAATCTAcgatttacaaaaaaactaaatatttgtaACTCCAATAAATAAGGACaaacgtttcaaaaaagctttATAATAATCTGCTCGCATCATCCAGTTGTTCGTCTCAAATCGACTTCTTCTCAAactgcatgcaaactccacacagtcaggggttcgaatcccggtcctcagaactttgaggcggatgtgctaaccggtcgtccaccgccGTGAAATCCGAATTCATGGAAAATAATTGAGTGATGTGGGAACATCTCCACGTTGTTAAAAGTGACGTGAATTTCCAATTTTGGCAAGACGCGTACAATTTGTTTAAGCGGGCCACATTTGGCCCCTGGGCCTCCAGTTCGACACCTGTGATTTAAGTGCATATTTGCGATGACGAAAGATCCACACGGCACGCTTTTCTATACTTTATAGTCTTGGTGGTGTTTGAATTGCACCTCTTGTCTGCAGTCACTTTTGCATCTTTCCATAAGAAATGTCATCAAAGAAGAATCTGCGGCGTTTGTTTATCTGGAAACGCGTGCGTCTTGGTGCGCTGATGACTTTGGAGCTCCTCACAAAACATCAAACGCACAATTTCATGGTTTGCGCAgatcctacacacacacacaagctgagCATCAAGTCCCTTAAATGTCAACGTTACTCGTTGTCACGCCGGCCGCCATATTAGGGAGGGACTCGATTCGCTTCTGTGGCACGCGGCGGATCGAGGAGCGTCCGCGAGCT from Phycodurus eques isolate BA_2022a chromosome 10, UOR_Pequ_1.1, whole genome shotgun sequence includes:
- the LOC133408541 gene encoding uncharacterized protein LOC133408541 codes for the protein MTRLSPSGVPVVATPRPLPASSLRKARGSACSPCCPGPPSPSSPDIFRASAGGKRRPGTRAIFCAGWTPPSPRRPGGPPIAVCASWPSTSPRRSPARTRRQSPSGSVVARDTRSSGKDGTSARWGDPPSARPSGAAGPGSADSGWARVLLCSPQRSKLTIERQRSVLFPGDPTGESAGANVDGGPRGVRNLRAGSRPPLTPDQDNGYYSLEEEHGLKGHKGHVGALCDTREKPLDRGIRDGLSEKMADGRATEDAVPDETAAHSAPDEVETAAHVMREETTPAETAGHETAAAHATRDRPPDATVPPQCRNVSIAFIMGCPCSDDDSQSDADSVRADDGFDSSALSDLSSVLSSSDEEGDDADEETARLLASLNRRNDPYNPQNFSARLRTGHAPPALSPPASSPPPSGRDARADSGGEADEVESLLALASLTPRDPYSLLNFRAPLCTGKAPAATPPRSGRPPRTGRRLLATFHLCQKGPFQRRGGGVCDRAERRRRRGGGPPGAVGGAGPRPRPFPAALPGGGAQPGVLPAARTSAPGVPTRPRPRRRGSVSSSKRTLTFDAKLNGALFGILCS